CGCATCAACATGTCCGGCCGCGAAGTGTTCAAGGTCGCGGTGAAGACGCTGGATTCGCTGGTCGACGAAACCCTGCAGGCCGCCGGCATGGAAGCCTCGCAGATCGACTGGCTGATTCCGCACCAGGCCAACCTGCGCATCATCGAGGCGACGGCCAAGCGCCTGAACATGCCGATGGAGCAGGTCATCGTGACCGTGCAGGAGCACGCCAACACCTCGTCGGGTTCCGTGCCGCTGGCGCTGGATTACGCGGTGCGTTCGGGCCAGGTGAAGCGTGGCCAGAATCTGCTGCTGGAGGCCTTTGGTGGTGGTTTCACCTGGGCGTCGGCCTTGCTGCGTTACTGATTGCTGTTCATTGCCGTACCGAAGAAAAGCCGCCTGCTGGGCGGCTTTTCTTTGCTCGTCATTCCGGCGCAGGCCGGAATCCAGTAGCGACAGAGGGTGATTTTCGCGAGTGGGCATCAGCGGCTCGCGAAAACCCAGGCGCGACCGTCACTGGATTCCGGCCTGCGCCGGAATGACGGGTAGGAAGGTCCGTTAGTACCCAAAAAAGGCTGCCGAAGCCCCACTTTCAACCAAATACAGCTGCGTATGGCAGTCAATGCTGGCACCATTCCGTTTTTCGTTTTCGGACATCCCTTCACCCATGACCCAGACCGCCGCCAACCTCGCTTTCGTTTTCCCGGGCCAGGGTTCGCAATCCGTCGGCATGCTGGCCGAGCTGGCCGCTGTGCATCCGGAAGTGAAGGCCACCTTCGACGAGGCGTCGCAGGGCGCGGGCGTGGACCTGTGGGCGCTCAGCCAGCAGGGGCCGGAAGAAGATCTCAACCGCACGGAAAACACCCAGCCGGCCTTGCTGGCGGGCAGTGTGGCCGTGTGGCGCGTGTGGCAGAAGCTGGGTGGCGCGCAGCCGGCGCAGCTGTCCGGTCACAGCCTGGGTGAGTACAGCGCGCTGGTGTGCGCTGGTGCGCTGTCGCTGCATGATGCCGCCGCGCTGGTTGCCGAGCGTGGCCGCCTGATGCAGGCCGCCGTGCCGCCGGGCGTGGGTGCCATGGCCGCCATCCTGGGTGGTGACGATGCGCAGATTGCGGCCGTGTGTGAAGAAGTGGCGCAGGGGCAGGTGGTGTCGCCCGCCAACTTCAATTCGCCAGGCCAGCTCGTGATCGCGGGCAATGCCGAGGCGGTGGACCGCGCGCTGGCCAAACTGGCCGAGCTGGGTGTGAAGAAGGCCATCAAACTGGCCGTGTCCGTGCCGTCCCACTGTGCGCTGATGCGTGAGGCGGCGGATCGCCTGGGTGAGCGCATGGCGTCGATCCCGTGGGCGCTCCCGTCGATTCCGGTGGTGCAGAATGCCGAAGCGCGCAGCTACGGCACGCTGGAGGACATTCGCGGCGCGCTGCAGCGCCAGCTCTATCTGCCGGTGCGCTGGACGGAGTGCGTGCAGGCGTTGGTCGCAGGTGGTGCGACGCGCATGGCCGAAGCTGGTCCGGGCAAGGTGCTCGCTGGCCTGATCAAGCGCATCGACAAGAGCGTCGAGGCGCGCGCCATCGGTACGCCGGCCGAACTGGACGCCACTCGCACCGAGTGGGCGTGAGTTTTCCGGTATCGCATACATTCAAACGGGTTGGGTCGAACGATGCCTGGCCCATCAAAGGGAAATGACAGATGAGCAAGCCTCTGCAAGGTGAAATCGCCCTCGTGACCGGCGCCAGTCGTGGCATCGGCGCAGCCATTGCCGATGAACTCGCAGCGCAGGGCGCCACCGTCATCGGTACGGCGACCAGCGAGAGCGGTGCGGCGGCGATCGGCGAGCGTCTCGCTGCGAACGGCGGTCATGGCCGTGTGCTCAATGTGACCGAGGGCGCCTCCATCGAGACGCTTATCGATGGCATCACCAAGGAATTCGGCGCCGTGTCGATCCTGGTCAACAACGCCGGCATCACGCGCGACCAGCTGCTGATGCGCATGCGCGACGAAGACTGGCAGGCCATCCTCGATACCAACCTCACCTCGGTGTATCGTGCCTCCAAGGCGGTGATGCGCGGCATGATGAAGGCGCGCAAGGGCCGCATCATTTCGATCGCATCCGTGGTGGGTGTCACCGGCAATCCGGGGCAGGCGAACTACGCCGCGGCCAAGGCCGGCATCATCGCGTTCTCCAAGTCGCTGGCGCGCGAAATCGGCTCGCGTGGCATCACGGTGAACGTGGTGGCGCCGGGCTTTATCGATACGGACATGACGCGCGCACTGCCCGAAGACGCTCGCCAGGCACTGCTCGGCCAGATCGCGCTGGGCCACCTGGGTCAGGCGTCCGATATCGCGAAGGCAGTTGGCTTCCTGGCGTCCCCGGCGGCGGCCTACATCACGGGCGAGACCCTGCATGTCAATGGCGGCATGTACATGCCGTAAGGCGTGAAGAAAGGGCGCCAAGCCCTTATTACGTCCTTCTTTTGTTTGAAACGGCCGGATGGCCTTCCCGCATCGTGGGAGGGCGGTCCGGTGCGCCGGCACGGGCCGGCTTAACAAGGAGTTGTCGCAAGCGGCATCGTTTTAGGCGACAATTGCTTCTTTCGCGCCGGTCCCGTGGCCTGCGTACAACCATCGCTGGCGGATCGTGGCGGCCTTGAGGCTTAGCCACTACAATCCGCCGGTCATATGCCGGCCACGGGCCGGTGTTGATCAGGTAACTACTCCTTGGGAGGTATTGGCAACATGAGCACCATCGAAGAGCGCGTCAAGAAAATCGTCATCGAGCAGCTGGGCGTGAAGGAAGAGGAAGTCACGGCGAACGCTTCGTTCGTGGACGATCTGGGCGCTGATTCGCTGGACACCGTTGAACTGGTGATGGCTCTCGAGGAAGAGTTCGAGACCGAGATTCCGGACGAAGAAGCCGAGAAGATCACCACGGTGCAGCAGGCTGTCGATTACATCAAGGCCCACACCAAGGAGTGATCGCTCCGATGCGGCGGACGCATCCTGACGATGCGTCGGTCCACTAGCGATACCGGAAGCTGCGCCACATTGGCGCAGTTTTCGTTTCTGCATTTTGCAACGTCCGATCCCGTATGGTGCGCGCTGCGCACGACGTGGCCCGGACGACGTGGCCGCGAATAGCACAGATCCCCTGTCCCTATCGACAGTGCCACGGAAACACGAGGGAAGATCAGCATGAGCAAACGACGTGTGGTTGTAACCGGCCTCGGCATCATTTCGCCGGTCGGCAACGATATCGCGACCGCCTGGGACAACATCCTCAAGGGCGTGAGCGGCATTGGCGCGGTTACCCATTTCGACGCTACCGCCTATGCCACGCGCATCGCCGGTCAGGTCCGTGATTTCGACCCGGCGCAGTGGATTGCCCCGAAAGAGATCAAGAAGATGGATCCGTTCATCCACTACGGCATCGCCGCGGGCACGCAAGCCCTGCGCGACTCCGGCCTGGAAGTGACGGAAGCGAACGCGCCGCGCATCGGCGTGGCCGTGGCCGCCGGCATCGGTGGCCTGCACACCATCGAGCACACCTCGATCGAACTGCACGACAAGGGGCCGCGCCGCGTGTCGCCGTTCTTCGTGCCGTCGTCGATCATCAACATGGTGTCCGGCCACCTGTCGATCATGAATGGCCTGAAGGGCCCGAACATCGCGTGCGTGACCGCGTGCACCACCGGTACGCACAACATCGGCCTGGCCGCGCGCATGATCCAGTACGGCGATGCCGACGTCATGATCGCCGGCGGTGCCGAGTTCGCCACCACCGGCACGGCGATGGCGGGCTTTTGCTCGGCCAAGGCCATGTCCACCCGCAACGACGAGCCGACCAAGGCCAGCCGTCCGTGGGACAAGGACCGTGACGGTTTCGTGCTGTCTGACGGCGCCGGCGTGCTGGTGCTAGAAGAGTACGAACATGCCAAGGCCCGTGGCGCGAAGATCTACGCCGAGCTCGTTGGCTTCGGCATGAGCGGCGATGCGTTCCACATCACCGCGCCCAGCGAGGGTGGCGAGGGTGCGGCGCGCAGCATGGAAACCGCACTGAAGGACGCGGGCCTCAACCCGACCGACGTGCAGTACATCAACGCGCACGGCACCTCGACGCCGCTGGGCGACCTGGGTGAAGTGCTGGCCGCCAAGCGCGTGTTCGGCGACCACGCCTACAAGCTGGCCATGAGCTCGACCAAGTCGGCGACCGGTCATCTGCTCGGTGCGGCCGGTGGCGTGGAGGCGATCTTTACCATCCTGGCGCTGCGCGACCAGGTGCTGCCGCCCACCATCAACCTCGACGAGCCGGGCGAAGGCTGCGACCTCGACTTCGTGCCGCACACCGCGCGCGAGGCCAAGTTCGACGTGGCCATCTCCAACTCGTTCGGCTTCGGCGGCACCAACGGCACACTCGCCTTCCGTCGCGTGTGACCTTGTTTCATCGACGTACCCTGCACGGCCGGCGCGATCTGCTCGCGCCGGCCGCTGCATTTCCGGAGCGCTATCCGGGCCTGCTGCAGAGCGTGACGCATGGCACGCCGCAGTCGCGCTACGACATCCTTTTTGCGTTTCCGCAGGAAACCCTGGCCTTGCTGGCCGATGGCCGGCTCGTCGACGGACAGGGACATCCGCGGGAAGGCCGTTTTCTCGACGCGCTCGACGACGCGTGGCGTGCGGAGCGTCTGCCGCGTGAGGCGTCCATCGACCTACCGTTCCATGGCGGATGGCTGCTGCTGCTGGCCTATGAGCTCGTCGGCGAGATAGAGAGCCGCCTGCGACTGCGTTCGTCCGACGTGTTGCCAACCGCCATGGCCTTGCGTTGCCCGGCGGCGGTGATCGTCGATCACGCGCGCGGTTGTACGGTATTGGTGGCCGAAGAGGGCAGCCAGTCGCTGCTCGACGTCATGGAGGCAGATCTCGCCGCTTCCGTTGACGTGCCTGCGCTGCCAGCGCCGGACGCGTGCGAAGAAGACACGCCGACCTTGTTCCTTGATGGTGTCGCCCGTATTCACGAGCACCTGCACGCGGGCGACATCTTTCAGGTCAATCTGTCGCGTGCATGGCGTGCGCACTACGCGACGCCGCCGACGCCCGCGCAGTTGTACCAGTCGTTGCGGCAAGCCAATCCTGCCCCCTTTGCCGGTTTGTTCCAACAGCCAAACTGGGCGGTCGTGAGTTCGTCGCCGGAACGCCTGGTGGAAGTACGCAACGGCCTGGCGCAGACGCGCCCGATCGCGGGCACGCGTCCGCGCACACCGGGTGATGACGACGTGGAGCGCATCCGTGAACTCAGCACGCATCCGAAGGAGCGCGCGGAGCACGTCATGCTGATCGATCTCGAGCGCAACGACCTGGGTCGCGTCTGCGTGCCGGGAACGGTCGAGGTCAACGAGCTGATGGTGGTGGAAAGCTACGCGCACGTGCATCACATCGTGTCGAACGTGCGTGGCCGCCTGCGCGACGATGTGACGCCGGGCGAGGTCATCGCGGCCACGTTCCCCGGCGGCACCATCACCGGCTGTCCCAAGGTGCGCTGCATGGAGATCATCGCGGCGCTGGAGGATGCGCCGCGCGGCGCCTATACCGGCGCGTTGGGTTATCTCGACCGCAATGGCGATCTGGATCTGAACATCCTCATTCGCACCTTCACCCTGGCGGGCTCTGACGTCACCTTGCGCGCGGGTGCTGGCATCGTGGCCGACTCGGTGGCGGAGAAAGAGCTGGACGAGACGCGCGCCAAGGCGCGGGGTCTGCTTCGCGCGCTGGGAGTGCAGGGCTGATGGCCGGCCGCGTGCTGGTCAATGGTGAAGCCGCGACTGCCGTTTCCGTTTTCGATCGTGGCCTGTCCTATGGGGATGGCCTGTTTGAAACCATTCGCTTTGCGCATGGCGCAGCGCCGCTGTGGTCGCGACACATGGATCGCCTGCGCGACGGTTGCCGCCGCTTGCGGCTGCCCACGCCGGATATCGCCGCGCTGCAGGGCGAGGCGATGGCGATGGCCGCCGGCATGGATCATGCGGTGGTGCGCATCACCCTTACGCGTGGCCTCGGCGAGCGGGGTTATGCGCCGCCGGCATCGCCGGTGATGACGCGGATCGTGGCTGGTTTCAAGGCGCCGCTGATGGGCGGCGATGCGTATGTGGCGGGCGTCCGCGTGCGTTGGTGCGACACGGCGTTGGCGCTGCAGCCATTGCTGGCGGGGCTGAAGCACCTCAACCGGCTGGAACAGGTGCTGGCCCGCGCCGAATGGTCCGATCCTGCCGTGGCGGAAGGCCTGATGCGTGATGTCGACGGCCGGGTGATTTCCGGCACCATGACCAACCTGTTCGCGGTGCTGGATGGTCAGCTCGTGACACCGGCGCTGGACCGCTGCGGGGTCGCCGGTGTGGCCAGGGCGGAAGTCCTGGTCGCCATGCCCGAGGTACGTGTCAGGGAGCTGCGACCGGAAGACCTTGCAAGGGCCGATGAGGTCTTCCTCAGTTCCAGCGTCCGGGGCATTCTGCCTGTTCAGGCCGTGGGCGATACCGTGTATGGTCCCGGCCCGGTGACCCGCGCCTTGCAGCAGCACTGGCGCGGCCTGGGATTTCCGATGGAGCAGGCATGAGTCGAGACAAGATGCAGGGGCGGGCCTTCTGGCGCGTGCTGATCGTGCTGGTGTTGCTGGCGGTGGCCGGCGGCATCGTCTACGGCTGGATGGATTACCAGCGTTTCGTCAGCACGCCGCTGACCGTATCGGCACAAGCGCCCAGCGTGGACGTGGCCAAGGGCAGCAATCTGCGTGATGTCGTTGGCCTGCTGCGCGAACAGCACGCGACCAGCACCGGGCCGCTGTACTGGCGCGTGCTGGCCGAGCAGCTGCGCGTTGCCGGTCGCCTGCATGCCGGCGAGTACGCACTGACCGCCGGCATGACGCCGCGCGACCTGCTGCTCAACATGGCGGCGGGCAAGGTGGTGCAACGTAACTTCACCATCGTGGACGGTTGGAACTTCCGCGACCTGCGCCAGGCGCTGGCCAAGGCGGACAAGCTGCGGCAGGACGGCGCCGCGCTGGACGATGCGGCACTGATGGCGAAGATCGGTGCACCGGGTGAAATGCCTGAAGGGCGTTTTCTTCCCGAGACCTATGCCTATGTGAAGGGTGATAGCGATCTGGACGTGCTGCGCCGCGCGCACGCCGCGATGGTGAAGATGCTTGACACGCTGTGGGCCCAGCGCGACAGGGACGTGCCGTTGGCGACGCCGTATGACGCGCTGATCCTTGCCTCCATCGTGGAAAAGGAAACCGGTCGCGCGGACGAGCGCACGCGTATTGCCGGCGTGTTCATTCGCCGCCTGCAGACCCACATGTTGCTGCAGACCGACCCCACCGTGATCTACGGCATGGGCGAAGCGTACGCGGGCAACATCCACAAGTCGGATCTCACCACCGACACGCCGTACAACACCTATACGCGCCAGGGTCTGCCGCCCACGCCGATCGCAATGCCGGGCAGGCCCGCCATCGAGGCGGCCCTGCATCCGGCGTCCGGCACGGAGTTGTATTTCGTGGCGCGCGGTGATGGCACGCATGTGTTCTCCAGCACACTGGACGAGCACAATCACAATGTCGCCTGCTTCCAATTGAAACGGTGCCAGCCATGATGCGCGGCAAACTCATCACGCTCGAAGGCGGCGAAGGCGCCGGCAAGAGCACCTTGCTTGCCGGCCTGAAGCAGCATCTGCTGGCACAGGGCGTTGACCTCGTGCAGACGCGTGAGCCCGGCGGCACGCCGCTGGGTGAAGCGGTGCGGGCCATCGTGCTCGACCCTGCGCATCGGGACATGGGCGCCGAATCCGAACTGCTGCTGATGTTCGCCTCGCGCGCGCAGCTGGTGCGCGAGTGCATCGAACCCGCGCTTGCCGCGGGACGGTGGGTGCTGTGCGATCGCTTCACCGACGCGAGCTATGCGTATCAGGGTGGCGGTCGCGGCGTGCCGGTGGAGCGCATCGCCTTGCTGGAGCAGTGGGCGACGCATGGCCTGACGCCTGACCTCACCTTGCTGCTCGACCTGCCGGTGGCTACCGGGCGCGCACGCGCCGCGGGCCGTGGCGAGGCCGACCGCATCGAAGTGGAAGGCGATCACTTTTTCGAGCGCGTGCGTGCGGCGTATCGCGCGCGTGCGGCGGCTGAGCCGGCGCGCTTTCGCGTCATCGATGCCACGCTTACGCCCCCGGAAGTGCTCGCGGCTGCGATCCACGCCACCCGTCACTTGTTTGGAGCCGTGGCATGAGCGCCATGCCGTGGCACGCCGAGCACTGGGCGCGGCTGCAGGCGCGCCGCGCGCGTGACGCGATGCCCCATGCGCTGCTGCTGTGCGGCCCCGCGGGGCTGGGCAAGCGGGACTTCATGCGGCGTTTCGCCGAAGGCCTGCTGTGCCAGCAGACGCGGGATGGCGAGCCATGCGGCCAGTGCCGTAGCTGCCTGTTGTTCGCGGCGGGCACGCATCCGGATTTCGCCGTGCTGAGCTTCGGGCTGCGCAAGGACGGCGTGCAACGCAGCGAGATCGTGGTCGACCAGATCCGCGAATGGTCCGCGCGGCTGGCCATGGCCAGCCAGTTCGGCGGCTGGCAGATCGTGTGCATCGACCCGGCCGACGCCATGAACGCCGCGGCGGCCAATGCGCTGCTGAAGACGCTCGAGGAGCCGTCGCCGCAAACCCTGTTGCTGCTGGTGGCCGATGCGCCCTGGCGTTTGCCGCAGACCATCCGCAGCCGTTGCCAGCGCATCGAGTTCCATCTGCCGCCGCGCGAGGAAGCCTTGTCCTGGCTGCAGCAGCGTGGCGTCAAGGATGCCGCCGCCGCACTCGATGCCGCTGGCGGCAATCCGGGAATGGCGTCCGCCTGGGTGGAAGAGGGCGCACTCGCCCGCCGGCAGGAAGTGCGCAAGGATCTTGGCGCGCTGGCAGCTGGGCGTGGCGAGGCCATGGAAGTGGCCAAGCGCTGGCTCGACAACGAACCCCAGCAACGACTCTGGTTTGCCGCGCAGGCGGCTGCCGAGGAAATGAAGGGGCGCGCGGTGTCTGGGCAAGGGCCGCTGTCCAGCCAGCTCGATGCCGAGGGACTGGACCTGTGGTACATGGCCGCGAACCGTGCGCGGGACGCTTTGCGTGGTCCGCTGCGCGGCGACCTGTTGCTGTTGGAGTTGCTCGCCCGCTGGCATTGAGCGGGCCCTGACATGGATGGGTCGTCGGCAGGTGTTCTCCTATGGGAAAGCCCGCTGACAGGCCGTCTACCTACGCTGACATGATGACGTTTTCCTCCCAACGCCACTTCGCCGTCTGGCCGTGGATCGCCCTCCTGCTCCTGCTGGTCATGCGACTGGCATGGCTCAACGCGTACACGCTCAACTCGGACGAAGCGCAGCATGCGCACGTTGCCTGGGCGTGGACGCAAGGGCTGCTGCCTTACCGCGACGTGTTCGACAACCACGGCCCCTTGTTCAGCTGGCTTCATTCGCCGCTGCTGCATTGGCTGGACAACCGTCCCGACGTACTGACCTGGCTGCGTCTGGCCATGCAGTTCTGGTACGTCGTTGCGCTGGGTGCCACGGGGTGGATGGCCCGGCGCCTTTACGGTTGGCGCGTGGCGGTGGTGGTCGTGCTGGTGGCGGGGTTGTTCCCGCGCTTCTTCGTCGTCACCGGGCAGTTCCGCACCGACGACATGTGGACGGCGATGTGGTTGCTGGGGCTGGCCTTCATTGCCGGCGCGCCGCCGCGTGCGTGGCGTTACTTCGTCGCTGGGCTAGCCTTCGGCTGTGCCTTGTCCGTTTCGCAGAAAACCCTGGTGTTGCTGGCCACCACGCTGGTCGCCGCCGGCATCGTGCGCCTGCTGCGTCCGGTGGATGCACCGCGCGCCGGTGTCCGTTGCTGGGCGGCCGCCTTGCTCGGCTTGCTGGTGGTTCCGACGATCTTCGTCATCTGGCTGGCGATGCAGGGTGTGCTGGACGACGCCTGGTACGGGCTGGCCGGATACAACGTGGGCGGTGCCGGCAAGCGGCATGCGGCGCAGCAGGGCCTGTGGTTCGTGTTGCTGGCGGTGGGCCTGATTGCGCTTTGCCTTCACCAGGTGCGTCAGCGTTCCGTGCGTGGCTTCGACTGGACCGTGTTCTTCGCCCTGCAGGGCGGCTTGTTCCTGTTCCTGATCTGGTTCATCTGGCCACTGATCACCAAGCAGGATTTCCTGCCGGTGATTCCGGTGCTCACGATGGCGGCGGTCGGCTGGATGTCGACGTGGCAATGGCTGGTGGCTCGTCCGCGGCTGCAGCGGGCGTTGCCGGTGGTCGTGCTGGCGCTGGAGTTGGCGACCGTGCTGATCTACGCGCCGCCCTGGCGCGATACCCTCGCCGGACAGCGCCAAGAGCTGGCGACCGTGCTGCACTATACGGACGAGACGGACACCGTGATGGATCCGAAGGGCGACTCGGTTTTCCGCACGCGCCCCTACTATCCCGTGATTGAAAGTCTGGCCATGCGGCGACTGCGTCGTGGCCAGATGGCCGACACCATTGCCGATGACCTGGTCAACCGCCGGACCATGCTGGTGATCCTGCGTCGCCTGCCGCCGTCCAGTGCGCGCTTCGTGATGCTCAATTACGTGAATGCGGGCGGCGACATCTGGGTGGCGGGTCGTATGCTTGCCGACCAGCAGGCGAGCCAGACGATCGAAGTGAATGTGCCCGGAGACTATGCCGTGACCGACGGCCACCAGCGCCTCAGTGGCAGCCTGGACGGTGGCCCGGTGGCGGATCACTGGTTCCTTGACCGCGGCACCCATCATCTGGTGTTGGGTGGTGGTACGCCCGTGGCCTTGGTGTGGTCCCAGGCCTTCGACCGTGGCTGGCGTCCCGCGCCTCCTGTTCTAGGAGGCTGACGTGGCCTTGACCCTGAATAGCGGGACACGGCTTCTAGTCGTGGCCCCGCACCCCGACGACGAATCGATCGCCACCGGTGAGCTGATCCAGCAGGTGCGGCAAGCTGGCGGCGAGGTGCAGATCGTCCTGCTCACCAATGGCGACAACAACCCCTGGCCGCAGCGCTGGGTGGAGCGCCGCATCCGCATTGGCGCCGACGAGCGCCGGCGCTGGGGCGAGCGACGCCGGGCCGAGGTGGCCCGCGCCCTGACCCAGCTGGGCGTGGATGCGCAGGCCCTGCAGCCACAAGGGTGGCCTGACATGGGGGTGACCGGGCTGCTGTGTACGGCGCTGGATGCCAGCGTTGCCGTGATCCAGGAGCGCCTTGATGATTTCCGGCCGACCCTGGTGGCCTTGCCGTCACTGGGGGATCGCCATCCGGACCATGGCGCGGCCCACGTGCTGACCCGCCTGGCCGTGGCCGGTCGGGAAGGGGCGCCACCCAGGATGCTGTCCTACCTCGTGCATGGTCACGACATGGCCGGGACAGGCAGGGTGAAGCTGGACTCCTCGGTGGGCTTGCACGCCAACAAAATGGCCGCACTCGCCTGCCACGGCAGCCAGATGGCCCTCAGTGGCAAGCGCATGCGCCGCCTTGCCGACCGTGCCGAGCGCTACCACTGGACCCGGGATGCCTCGCCGGTCACGGAGTCGGCGGTGCTGCCGTGGCGCCCGTCGCCGCTGCTGCAGCGGTGGCTGCGTCTGACCCTGGTGGACGGGCAGGGTATTCGCGAGTGGTCCTGGCGCCGGGCGCCGCTGGCCATGGACGGGCAGGGGCGATACGTCCTGCACGGGCTGGACCCGTCGGTCGCCGGGCCGCGCTTCGCCAAGCTTCACATGAATCTTCCGTCGCCCTGGATCTTCGACCGATGGGGCTGGTGCGAGCTCCACGGGGCCTAGTCGGCCTTCGGGGCGCGCCGTCCCCGTCACAATCCGTCGACATCTCGCTTGTCGCTGGGTCGCGGCGGTCGTTACGATGCGGGCAGGGGCGCCGCATCAATGGCGTGCAGGAGCAGTCATGAATCCGGTCATTGCCGCCCGCCAGGGCATTATTTCGTTGAAGATCAAGGACGCGGCGTCGCTCTACAACGCCTATATGCCTTTTCTGAAGAGCGGCGGCCTGTTCGCGCCCACCGCCCAGAAGTACTCGCTGG
This genomic interval from Dyella japonica A8 contains the following:
- the fabD gene encoding ACP S-malonyltransferase; translated protein: MTQTAANLAFVFPGQGSQSVGMLAELAAVHPEVKATFDEASQGAGVDLWALSQQGPEEDLNRTENTQPALLAGSVAVWRVWQKLGGAQPAQLSGHSLGEYSALVCAGALSLHDAAALVAERGRLMQAAVPPGVGAMAAILGGDDAQIAAVCEEVAQGQVVSPANFNSPGQLVIAGNAEAVDRALAKLAELGVKKAIKLAVSVPSHCALMREAADRLGERMASIPWALPSIPVVQNAEARSYGTLEDIRGALQRQLYLPVRWTECVQALVAGGATRMAEAGPGKVLAGLIKRIDKSVEARAIGTPAELDATRTEWA
- the fabG gene encoding 3-oxoacyl-ACP reductase FabG yields the protein MSKPLQGEIALVTGASRGIGAAIADELAAQGATVIGTATSESGAAAIGERLAANGGHGRVLNVTEGASIETLIDGITKEFGAVSILVNNAGITRDQLLMRMRDEDWQAILDTNLTSVYRASKAVMRGMMKARKGRIISIASVVGVTGNPGQANYAAAKAGIIAFSKSLAREIGSRGITVNVVAPGFIDTDMTRALPEDARQALLGQIALGHLGQASDIAKAVGFLASPAAAYITGETLHVNGGMYMP
- the acpP gene encoding acyl carrier protein, with amino-acid sequence MSTIEERVKKIVIEQLGVKEEEVTANASFVDDLGADSLDTVELVMALEEEFETEIPDEEAEKITTVQQAVDYIKAHTKE
- the fabF gene encoding beta-ketoacyl-ACP synthase II, whose translation is MSKRRVVVTGLGIISPVGNDIATAWDNILKGVSGIGAVTHFDATAYATRIAGQVRDFDPAQWIAPKEIKKMDPFIHYGIAAGTQALRDSGLEVTEANAPRIGVAVAAGIGGLHTIEHTSIELHDKGPRRVSPFFVPSSIINMVSGHLSIMNGLKGPNIACVTACTTGTHNIGLAARMIQYGDADVMIAGGAEFATTGTAMAGFCSAKAMSTRNDEPTKASRPWDKDRDGFVLSDGAGVLVLEEYEHAKARGAKIYAELVGFGMSGDAFHITAPSEGGEGAARSMETALKDAGLNPTDVQYINAHGTSTPLGDLGEVLAAKRVFGDHAYKLAMSSTKSATGHLLGAAGGVEAIFTILALRDQVLPPTINLDEPGEGCDLDFVPHTAREAKFDVAISNSFGFGGTNGTLAFRRV
- a CDS encoding aminodeoxychorismate synthase component I — encoded protein: MTLFHRRTLHGRRDLLAPAAAFPERYPGLLQSVTHGTPQSRYDILFAFPQETLALLADGRLVDGQGHPREGRFLDALDDAWRAERLPREASIDLPFHGGWLLLLAYELVGEIESRLRLRSSDVLPTAMALRCPAAVIVDHARGCTVLVAEEGSQSLLDVMEADLAASVDVPALPAPDACEEDTPTLFLDGVARIHEHLHAGDIFQVNLSRAWRAHYATPPTPAQLYQSLRQANPAPFAGLFQQPNWAVVSSSPERLVEVRNGLAQTRPIAGTRPRTPGDDDVERIRELSTHPKERAEHVMLIDLERNDLGRVCVPGTVEVNELMVVESYAHVHHIVSNVRGRLRDDVTPGEVIAATFPGGTITGCPKVRCMEIIAALEDAPRGAYTGALGYLDRNGDLDLNILIRTFTLAGSDVTLRAGAGIVADSVAEKELDETRAKARGLLRALGVQG
- the pabC gene encoding aminodeoxychorismate lyase translates to MAGRVLVNGEAATAVSVFDRGLSYGDGLFETIRFAHGAAPLWSRHMDRLRDGCRRLRLPTPDIAALQGEAMAMAAGMDHAVVRITLTRGLGERGYAPPASPVMTRIVAGFKAPLMGGDAYVAGVRVRWCDTALALQPLLAGLKHLNRLEQVLARAEWSDPAVAEGLMRDVDGRVISGTMTNLFAVLDGQLVTPALDRCGVAGVARAEVLVAMPEVRVRELRPEDLARADEVFLSSSVRGILPVQAVGDTVYGPGPVTRALQQHWRGLGFPMEQA
- the mltG gene encoding endolytic transglycosylase MltG — its product is MSRDKMQGRAFWRVLIVLVLLAVAGGIVYGWMDYQRFVSTPLTVSAQAPSVDVAKGSNLRDVVGLLREQHATSTGPLYWRVLAEQLRVAGRLHAGEYALTAGMTPRDLLLNMAAGKVVQRNFTIVDGWNFRDLRQALAKADKLRQDGAALDDAALMAKIGAPGEMPEGRFLPETYAYVKGDSDLDVLRRAHAAMVKMLDTLWAQRDRDVPLATPYDALILASIVEKETGRADERTRIAGVFIRRLQTHMLLQTDPTVIYGMGEAYAGNIHKSDLTTDTPYNTYTRQGLPPTPIAMPGRPAIEAALHPASGTELYFVARGDGTHVFSSTLDEHNHNVACFQLKRCQP
- the tmk gene encoding dTMP kinase, yielding MMRGKLITLEGGEGAGKSTLLAGLKQHLLAQGVDLVQTREPGGTPLGEAVRAIVLDPAHRDMGAESELLLMFASRAQLVRECIEPALAAGRWVLCDRFTDASYAYQGGGRGVPVERIALLEQWATHGLTPDLTLLLDLPVATGRARAAGRGEADRIEVEGDHFFERVRAAYRARAAAEPARFRVIDATLTPPEVLAAAIHATRHLFGAVA
- the holB gene encoding DNA polymerase III subunit delta' codes for the protein MSAMPWHAEHWARLQARRARDAMPHALLLCGPAGLGKRDFMRRFAEGLLCQQTRDGEPCGQCRSCLLFAAGTHPDFAVLSFGLRKDGVQRSEIVVDQIREWSARLAMASQFGGWQIVCIDPADAMNAAAANALLKTLEEPSPQTLLLLVADAPWRLPQTIRSRCQRIEFHLPPREEALSWLQQRGVKDAAAALDAAGGNPGMASAWVEEGALARRQEVRKDLGALAAGRGEAMEVAKRWLDNEPQQRLWFAAQAAAEEMKGRAVSGQGPLSSQLDAEGLDLWYMAANRARDALRGPLRGDLLLLELLARWH
- a CDS encoding ArnT family glycosyltransferase, with product MTFSSQRHFAVWPWIALLLLLVMRLAWLNAYTLNSDEAQHAHVAWAWTQGLLPYRDVFDNHGPLFSWLHSPLLHWLDNRPDVLTWLRLAMQFWYVVALGATGWMARRLYGWRVAVVVVLVAGLFPRFFVVTGQFRTDDMWTAMWLLGLAFIAGAPPRAWRYFVAGLAFGCALSVSQKTLVLLATTLVAAGIVRLLRPVDAPRAGVRCWAAALLGLLVVPTIFVIWLAMQGVLDDAWYGLAGYNVGGAGKRHAAQQGLWFVLLAVGLIALCLHQVRQRSVRGFDWTVFFALQGGLFLFLIWFIWPLITKQDFLPVIPVLTMAAVGWMSTWQWLVARPRLQRALPVVVLALELATVLIYAPPWRDTLAGQRQELATVLHYTDETDTVMDPKGDSVFRTRPYYPVIESLAMRRLRRGQMADTIADDLVNRRTMLVILRRLPPSSARFVMLNYVNAGGDIWVAGRMLADQQASQTIEVNVPGDYAVTDGHQRLSGSLDGGPVADHWFLDRGTHHLVLGGGTPVALVWSQAFDRGWRPAPPVLGG